In Exiguobacterium sibiricum 7-3, a genomic segment contains:
- the der gene encoding ribosome biogenesis GTPase Der — protein sequence MAIPVVAIVGRPNIGKSTIFNRVIGDRVSIVEDKPGVTRDRIYGTGEWLNRHFHLIDTGGIEVGDEPLLQMMRHQAELAIDEADVIIFMVNGREGITSADEEVANMLFRSNKPVVIAVNKVDNFEMRDLMYEFYSLGFGDLYPISGTHGLGLGDMLDRVLELAPDKEEIEYDEDTIKFALVGRPNVGKSSMTNSILGEERVIVSSVAGTTRDAIDTPFSRDEQEYVIIDTAGMRKRGKVYESTERFSVMRAQKAIERADVVCVVLDGEEGIIEQDKKVAGYAHEAGRAIVIVVNKWDAVEKDDKTMKKMEEEIREEFRFLDYAPIVFVSAKTKRRLQTLLPVIKQAAKSHAQRIQTSVLNDVIVDAVAMNPAPTDKGVRLRINYATQVASRPPTFVLFVNDPELLHFSYKRYLDNRIREAFDFTGTPIRILARQKQ from the coding sequence ATGGCAATTCCAGTAGTGGCGATCGTAGGTCGCCCAAATATCGGAAAGTCGACGATTTTTAACCGGGTGATTGGAGATCGGGTTTCGATCGTAGAAGACAAGCCAGGCGTTACCCGCGACCGTATATACGGAACTGGAGAATGGCTGAATCGTCATTTTCATTTGATTGATACAGGTGGAATCGAAGTTGGGGATGAGCCCCTACTTCAAATGATGCGTCATCAGGCGGAACTCGCCATCGATGAAGCAGATGTGATTATTTTCATGGTCAACGGCCGTGAAGGCATTACATCAGCGGATGAAGAAGTCGCAAATATGTTATTCCGTTCAAATAAACCCGTCGTCATTGCGGTCAACAAAGTCGATAACTTTGAAATGCGTGATTTGATGTATGAGTTTTATTCATTAGGATTCGGTGATTTGTATCCGATTTCCGGAACGCATGGTTTAGGGCTCGGGGATATGCTTGACCGTGTGCTTGAGCTTGCACCGGATAAAGAAGAGATCGAGTACGATGAGGATACGATTAAGTTTGCTTTAGTCGGACGTCCGAACGTCGGAAAATCAAGTATGACGAACTCCATTCTCGGTGAAGAACGGGTCATCGTTTCAAGTGTCGCCGGTACAACACGCGATGCAATCGATACACCGTTCTCACGGGATGAACAAGAATATGTCATCATCGATACAGCAGGTATGCGCAAACGCGGAAAAGTCTATGAATCAACAGAACGATTCAGTGTCATGCGTGCACAAAAAGCCATCGAACGGGCGGATGTCGTCTGTGTCGTATTAGATGGTGAAGAAGGTATCATCGAGCAAGATAAAAAAGTTGCCGGTTATGCCCATGAAGCAGGCCGTGCGATCGTCATCGTCGTCAATAAATGGGATGCCGTTGAAAAAGACGATAAAACAATGAAAAAAATGGAAGAGGAAATTCGCGAAGAATTCCGATTCCTTGATTATGCACCAATCGTTTTCGTCTCGGCGAAAACAAAACGTCGTTTACAAACGTTACTTCCTGTCATCAAACAAGCAGCGAAGAGTCATGCGCAACGCATTCAAACAAGTGTCTTGAATGATGTCATCGTAGATGCCGTAGCGATGAATCCTGCCCCAACGGATAAAGGAGTTCGTCTGCGAATCAACTATGCGACACAGGTCGCTTCGCGTCCACCGACATTCGTCTTATTCGTCAATGATCCAGAATTGTTACACTTCTCATACAAACGTTATCTGGACAACCGGATTCGTGAAGCCTTTGATTTTACAGGAACACCAATTCGGATTCTGGCACGTCAAAAACAATAA
- a CDS encoding HU family DNA-binding protein, translating into MNKTELIQAVVEKSGLTKKDVTKVVESTFESITETLQSGEKVQLIGFGNFEVRERAARKGRNPRTKEDIEIPASKVPAFKPGKALKDAVK; encoded by the coding sequence ATGAACAAAACTGAACTCATTCAAGCAGTTGTCGAAAAATCAGGTCTGACTAAAAAAGACGTGACGAAAGTTGTAGAATCAACATTCGAATCGATCACTGAGACACTTCAGTCTGGAGAGAAAGTCCAATTGATTGGCTTTGGTAACTTCGAAGTCCGTGAACGCGCAGCTCGTAAAGGTCGCAACCCACGTACAAAAGAAGATATCGAAATCCCAGCAAGCAAAGTACCGGCTTTCAAACCAGGTAAAGCATTGAAAGATGCGGTTAAGTAA
- a CDS encoding YpdA family putative bacillithiol disulfide reductase, translating to MLDCIVIGAGPCGLSAAIEMQDLGLSVEVIEKGNIVEAIYQYPTHQTFFSSSEKLEIGGVPFINKELKPKRQDALVYYREVVRRKEVTVRPFETVQDVARIEDGFNVTSLRNGQVVTRTAKSVVLATGYYGLPNKMDVPGEELPHVFHYFKEGHPFYGQDVVVIGGKNSSVDAAIELEKAGAHVTMLYRGESYSPSIKPWVLPNFESLVRAEKVTMVFDATIEEITNAEVLYSVHGQQLAVKADFVFAMTGYTPDIGLFADAGIEIDPETGVPAFDETTMESNIAGIYIAGVVAAGYDANKIFIENGRFHGGLIADSLLHRLKQETART from the coding sequence ATGTTGGATTGTATCGTCATCGGCGCAGGGCCTTGCGGGTTATCCGCGGCAATTGAAATGCAGGACCTTGGACTGTCTGTCGAAGTGATTGAAAAAGGAAACATCGTGGAAGCGATTTATCAGTATCCGACACACCAGACGTTTTTTTCAAGCAGTGAAAAATTAGAAATCGGCGGTGTGCCTTTTATCAATAAAGAACTAAAACCGAAACGGCAGGATGCCCTTGTCTATTACCGGGAAGTAGTGCGGCGAAAAGAGGTCACCGTGCGACCATTTGAGACGGTTCAAGACGTTGCGCGCATTGAAGATGGTTTTAACGTGACATCACTCCGCAATGGGCAAGTCGTGACACGGACAGCCAAATCGGTTGTTCTGGCGACCGGATATTATGGGCTGCCGAATAAGATGGATGTACCGGGTGAAGAATTGCCGCACGTCTTCCATTACTTCAAAGAAGGTCATCCGTTTTATGGCCAGGATGTTGTCGTCATCGGCGGGAAAAATTCGAGTGTCGATGCGGCAATTGAACTTGAAAAAGCAGGTGCCCATGTGACGATGCTGTATCGCGGCGAATCGTATAGTCCTTCGATTAAACCGTGGGTATTGCCGAATTTCGAATCCTTAGTCCGGGCAGAAAAAGTGACGATGGTGTTTGACGCGACAATCGAAGAAATTACGAATGCTGAAGTGTTGTATTCTGTCCATGGTCAACAGTTGGCTGTCAAAGCGGATTTCGTATTCGCAATGACGGGATATACGCCGGATATCGGACTGTTTGCCGATGCCGGAATTGAAATCGATCCAGAAACAGGGGTTCCTGCATTTGACGAAACGACGATGGAGTCGAACATCGCCGGCATCTATATCGCTGGTGTCGTTGCAGCCGGATATGATGCCAATAAAATCTTCATCGAAAACGGGCGATTCCATGGTGGGTTGATTGCAGACAGTCTCCTGCATCGTCTGAAACAAGAAACTGCTCGAACATAA
- a CDS encoding lysophospholipid acyltransferase family protein yields the protein MNQNDFVYRLARFIVLMIAKTVFRLKVTGKENIPSDGSLLVCANHSSNWDPVFLVSAIPTSRSVRYMAKEELFRIPVLKQIMISAGTYPVGRGQGDRQALKRTIELLNSDETVGIFPEGTRSAPGEFTSAQPGVGFFALRSPAQILPIAIIGDYRPFRRMRVVVGKPVDITDLRDQRGAAKAISERILEEIKTVYFNHA from the coding sequence ATGAACCAGAACGACTTTGTTTATCGATTAGCACGATTCATCGTCCTGATGATTGCCAAAACGGTGTTCCGTTTAAAAGTGACGGGAAAGGAAAATATTCCGTCTGACGGATCACTCTTAGTCTGTGCCAACCATAGTTCCAACTGGGACCCGGTCTTTTTAGTCAGTGCCATTCCGACAAGTCGCTCCGTACGTTACATGGCGAAAGAGGAACTGTTCCGAATCCCGGTTCTCAAACAAATCATGATTTCAGCCGGAACGTATCCGGTCGGTCGCGGACAAGGTGATCGTCAAGCGTTGAAGCGGACGATTGAATTGTTGAATTCGGATGAAACGGTGGGGATTTTTCCTGAAGGCACCCGATCGGCACCAGGAGAGTTTACATCAGCCCAACCCGGCGTCGGATTCTTTGCTTTGCGTTCACCGGCCCAAATCTTACCGATTGCAATCATCGGGGATTACCGTCCGTTCCGAAGAATGCGCGTTGTCGTTGGGAAACCGGTTGACATTACGGATTTAAGAGATCAACGAGGGGCGGCGAAGGCGATTTCCGAACGGATTTTGGAAGAAATCAAAACCGTCTACTTCAATCACGCGTAA
- a CDS encoding NAD(P)H-dependent glycerol-3-phosphate dehydrogenase, with amino-acid sequence MKKIAVIGAGSWGTALSLVLADNGHEITLYGRDQKNVDAINQNHENTQFLPGVTLPESLRATTVLSEAVEGASHILIVTPSSAIRSVSRQLNELLSEPVVLIHASKGIEPKTHLRLSELMEQEIDASKRSAICVLTGPSHAEEVALRKPTTVTVASTDMEEAGRVQELFTNDNFRVYLNADIIGAELGGAFKNIIALAAGMADGLGYGDNAKAALITRGMVEIARLGTLFGANPMTFTGLTGMGDLIVTCTSVHSRNWRAGNAIGRGEKLETVLENMGMVVEGVRATQAAYDLAETKQCELPITTALYHVLFDGHTPAEEVQKLMRRPQKNEIEHLFTMKD; translated from the coding sequence ATGAAAAAAATCGCAGTCATTGGAGCAGGGAGTTGGGGAACCGCACTCTCACTCGTTTTAGCCGATAACGGTCATGAGATCACTCTCTATGGTCGGGATCAAAAAAATGTTGATGCCATTAATCAAAATCATGAAAATACGCAGTTCTTACCAGGTGTGACGTTGCCGGAATCACTTCGGGCAACAACTGTTTTAAGCGAAGCTGTCGAAGGGGCCTCACATATCTTGATTGTGACGCCCTCTTCTGCGATTCGTTCTGTATCGCGTCAACTCAATGAATTGTTGTCAGAACCGGTCGTGTTGATTCATGCTTCGAAAGGGATTGAACCTAAAACACACTTGCGGCTGTCGGAATTGATGGAACAAGAAATTGATGCCTCTAAACGTTCGGCGATTTGTGTTTTGACTGGTCCATCCCATGCGGAAGAAGTTGCTTTGCGGAAGCCAACGACTGTGACAGTTGCTTCAACGGACATGGAAGAGGCAGGACGTGTGCAAGAATTGTTTACGAATGATAACTTCCGTGTCTATTTGAATGCCGATATTATCGGAGCAGAACTGGGCGGAGCTTTTAAGAACATCATTGCCCTAGCAGCCGGAATGGCGGATGGGTTAGGGTACGGCGATAATGCCAAAGCCGCCTTGATCACCCGTGGTATGGTAGAAATCGCACGACTCGGCACGTTGTTCGGTGCTAATCCGATGACGTTTACGGGATTGACCGGCATGGGAGATTTGATTGTTACATGTACATCGGTCCACAGCCGGAACTGGCGTGCTGGAAATGCAATTGGCCGGGGGGAAAAACTCGAAACCGTTCTCGAAAACATGGGAATGGTCGTCGAAGGTGTCCGGGCGACGCAAGCCGCTTACGATTTAGCAGAAACAAAACAATGTGAGTTACCAATCACGACAGCGCTTTACCATGTCTTATTTGACGGACATACTCCGGCCGAAGAAGTACAGAAGTTGATGCGCCGTCCGCAGAAAAATGAGATTGAACATCTGTTTACGATGAAAGATTAA
- the rpsA gene encoding 30S ribosomal protein S1, which produces MVEEMKDMPDFEIHRDQVITGTVVKIEDKQALIDIGYKTEAILPISEVSSLHLDDIQGALKVGDELQVKVKKITDEEVVVSKREVDALQAWEKVEAKYASGEIFEVVVKDIVKGGLVVDIGVRGFIPASLVERHYVEDFSDYIGRTIAVKVVELDQEKNRVILSHKAVVEGELNAKKKETLEQLEVGQILEGTVQRLTDFGAFVDIGGVDGLVHISEMAHHRVERPSDIVTEGQQVEVKVLGVDRDTEKVKLSIKETQPGPWQQMEGKIEAGDIVKGRVRRIVQFGAFVELAPQVEGLLHISQIANRHIGSPSEVLEEGQEIEAKVLEVHLAEHKISLSTRVLEQEESSDDDYSQYTDQNEGFSVADLAEKESDSKE; this is translated from the coding sequence ATGGTCGAAGAAATGAAAGATATGCCTGATTTTGAAATTCATCGGGACCAGGTAATAACCGGAACGGTCGTGAAGATTGAAGACAAGCAAGCACTCATTGATATCGGATATAAGACAGAAGCAATCCTGCCGATTAGCGAAGTATCGAGTCTCCACTTGGATGACATTCAAGGTGCGCTCAAAGTCGGTGATGAACTACAAGTAAAGGTCAAGAAAATAACAGATGAAGAAGTGGTTGTTTCCAAACGTGAAGTGGATGCTTTACAGGCATGGGAAAAAGTTGAAGCGAAATACGCATCGGGCGAAATTTTTGAAGTTGTTGTAAAAGACATCGTCAAAGGTGGACTTGTCGTCGATATCGGTGTTCGTGGTTTCATTCCAGCTTCTCTTGTAGAACGACACTATGTGGAAGACTTCTCAGATTATATCGGTCGGACGATTGCTGTTAAAGTCGTCGAACTGGATCAAGAAAAAAATCGCGTCATTCTTTCGCATAAAGCCGTTGTCGAAGGTGAATTGAATGCGAAGAAAAAAGAAACGCTCGAACAGCTTGAAGTGGGCCAGATTTTAGAAGGAACGGTTCAACGTTTAACGGATTTTGGTGCGTTTGTTGATATTGGCGGAGTGGATGGGTTAGTCCACATTTCCGAAATGGCACACCACCGTGTGGAACGACCGTCTGATATCGTCACGGAAGGACAACAAGTCGAAGTGAAGGTACTTGGTGTTGATCGGGATACGGAAAAAGTAAAACTCTCGATCAAGGAAACGCAGCCGGGACCATGGCAACAAATGGAAGGCAAAATCGAAGCGGGAGACATCGTCAAAGGACGTGTCCGCCGCATCGTTCAATTCGGTGCTTTCGTCGAACTGGCGCCACAGGTTGAAGGACTGCTTCACATTTCGCAAATCGCAAACCGCCATATCGGTTCGCCGTCAGAAGTGCTTGAAGAAGGTCAGGAAATCGAAGCAAAAGTTCTTGAAGTGCATCTTGCAGAGCATAAGATTTCCTTGTCGACACGTGTTTTGGAACAGGAAGAATCGTCGGACGATGATTATTCTCAGTACACGGATCAAAATGAAGGATTTTCGGTTGCTGATCTTGCTGAGAAGGAATCGGATTCAAAAGAATAA
- a CDS encoding Glu/Leu/Phe/Val family dehydrogenase, with the protein MITDQQHANHRKNVLEATQEIVKEALEKLGYPDEMYELLKEPLRMLTVRIPVRMDDGSTKIFTGYRAQHNDAVGPTKGGIRFHPNVTEVEVKALSVWMSLKAGIVDLPYGGGKGGIICDPREMSFREIERLSRGYVRAISQIVGPTKDIPAPDVFTNSQIMAWMMDEYSRIDEFNSPGFITGKPLVLGGSHGRETATAKGVAIMIREAAAKKGITLEGARVVVQGFGNAGSFLSKFMHDLGAKVIAISDAYGALHDPNGLDIPYLLDRRDSFGTVTTLFKNTISNKELLELECDILVPAAIENQITEDNAHDIKASIVVEAANGPTTNEATKILAERDILIVPDVLASSGGVTVSYFEWVQNNQGYYWTEEEVHEKLEKVLVNSFNQVYQTAQTRNVDMRLAAYMVGVRKMAEASRFRGWV; encoded by the coding sequence ATGATCACTGACCAACAACACGCAAATCATCGCAAGAATGTACTCGAAGCAACACAAGAAATCGTCAAGGAAGCACTTGAAAAACTTGGTTATCCAGACGAGATGTATGAATTGTTGAAAGAGCCACTTCGGATGTTGACAGTCCGGATTCCGGTTCGGATGGATGACGGATCGACAAAAATCTTTACCGGGTACCGTGCTCAGCATAATGATGCTGTAGGTCCGACGAAAGGTGGAATTCGTTTCCATCCGAACGTAACGGAAGTCGAAGTCAAGGCATTGTCCGTTTGGATGAGTCTCAAGGCAGGAATCGTCGATTTACCTTACGGTGGTGGTAAGGGCGGAATCATCTGTGACCCACGTGAAATGAGTTTCCGTGAAATTGAACGATTGAGTCGCGGATATGTTCGTGCCATCAGTCAAATCGTTGGTCCGACGAAAGATATTCCGGCACCGGATGTCTTCACGAATTCACAAATCATGGCTTGGATGATGGATGAGTACAGTCGAATCGATGAATTCAACTCACCAGGCTTCATTACAGGAAAACCATTAGTTCTTGGTGGTTCGCATGGTCGTGAGACGGCAACAGCAAAAGGTGTCGCCATCATGATTCGAGAAGCGGCTGCTAAAAAAGGAATCACGCTTGAGGGGGCACGTGTCGTCGTTCAGGGATTCGGTAATGCCGGAAGCTTCTTGTCGAAGTTCATGCATGATCTCGGTGCGAAAGTCATCGCCATCAGTGATGCCTACGGAGCGTTGCACGATCCGAACGGTCTTGATATTCCGTATCTACTTGATCGCCGTGACTCGTTTGGTACCGTCACGACACTTTTCAAAAACACGATTTCGAATAAAGAGTTGCTTGAACTGGAATGTGACATTTTAGTACCGGCAGCCATCGAAAATCAAATTACAGAAGACAATGCTCATGACATTAAAGCAAGTATCGTCGTCGAAGCGGCGAACGGTCCAACGACTAACGAAGCGACGAAAATTTTAGCGGAACGTGATATTTTGATTGTTCCGGACGTTCTTGCTTCAAGTGGTGGCGTTACCGTCTCTTACTTTGAATGGGTTCAAAATAATCAAGGATACTACTGGACGGAAGAAGAAGTTCATGAAAAACTTGAAAAAGTACTCGTGAATTCCTTTAACCAGGTGTATCAGACAGCGCAGACAAGAAATGTCGACATGCGACTTGCGGCATATATGGTCGGTGTCCGTAAAATGGCGGAAGCATCACGATTCCGCGGTTGGGTTTAA
- a CDS encoding heptaprenyl diphosphate synthase component 1, whose amino-acid sequence MNHQELIVEEMVTALTTKQTTQLARHVDFPSINREQISWLIDVAQNETLAWQSLVKGVHYAQVALLLHERVGETKRGSKERQLLVLAGDLFSSYFFEELAYLPQTALVTLGRTVQHVNEAKCALHEENYDSTEEYVLLWLKAEFGLVQGLATISGRDWLTEDGQRLIRQRAQSLQASAQQLLLSHLEQMAVA is encoded by the coding sequence ATGAATCATCAAGAGCTGATCGTGGAAGAAATGGTCACCGCACTCACTACAAAACAAACAACACAACTGGCTCGGCATGTGGATTTCCCTTCCATCAATCGTGAACAAATCAGTTGGTTGATCGATGTCGCCCAAAATGAAACGTTGGCTTGGCAATCACTTGTCAAAGGTGTGCACTATGCACAAGTGGCGCTACTGTTACACGAACGTGTCGGAGAGACCAAAAGAGGTTCGAAAGAACGACAATTGCTGGTTTTGGCGGGAGATTTGTTTTCGAGCTATTTCTTTGAAGAATTGGCGTATCTTCCCCAAACGGCACTCGTAACACTCGGGCGGACCGTTCAGCATGTGAACGAAGCAAAATGTGCTCTTCATGAGGAAAACTACGATTCAACCGAAGAGTATGTCTTGCTCTGGTTAAAGGCAGAATTCGGATTGGTTCAAGGATTAGCAACGATTAGCGGAAGAGACTGGTTGACGGAGGACGGACAGCGTTTAATCCGCCAACGGGCACAAAGCTTACAGGCAAGTGCTCAACAACTATTATTATCACATCTAGAACAGATGGCAGTAGCGTAA
- a CDS encoding asparaginase, with translation MKKLLLIHTGGTIAMAQNHSGHVLPNEINPLDASLPKATDIADITTRHFSNLPSPHITPEIMLRLAHFIDGELQDGGYDGVVITHGTDTLEETAYFLQLTIGAPIPIVLTGAMRSSNEVGSDGEFNLITALRVAVSAAAQDKGVLVVFNGEIHSAFNVTKTHTSSVDTFKSVHFGNLGMVTKDHVYLFNTPLLKPTHMVTQLSKRVAVLKVYAGMDPDLLLAISELGYDGLVLEVLGQGNVPPSLVDAIQTLTEQMPIVIVSRCFNGIVQDVYGYTGGGQQLKELGVIFSNGLNSQKARLKLMIELEIGATHHALEESFRVE, from the coding sequence ATGAAAAAACTACTTTTGATTCATACCGGAGGCACCATCGCGATGGCGCAAAACCATTCCGGTCACGTTTTACCCAATGAGATCAATCCGCTGGACGCCTCATTGCCAAAAGCGACCGATATTGCTGATATTACGACGCGTCACTTCTCCAATCTACCGTCTCCCCACATCACACCAGAAATCATGTTACGACTCGCTCACTTTATCGATGGGGAATTACAGGACGGTGGGTATGACGGCGTCGTCATTACACACGGCACGGATACGTTGGAGGAAACGGCTTACTTTCTCCAGCTCACGATTGGTGCGCCGATTCCGATCGTTTTGACCGGTGCGATGCGCTCTTCTAATGAGGTCGGATCAGACGGTGAATTTAATTTAATTACCGCCTTACGGGTTGCCGTCAGTGCGGCTGCTCAAGACAAAGGTGTCCTTGTCGTCTTCAACGGGGAGATCCACTCTGCGTTTAACGTCACGAAAACCCATACTTCTTCAGTCGATACGTTTAAATCCGTCCATTTCGGAAATTTGGGTATGGTGACAAAAGATCACGTGTACTTGTTCAACACACCACTTCTCAAACCGACTCATATGGTGACGCAATTGAGCAAACGTGTCGCTGTCTTAAAAGTATATGCCGGGATGGACCCGGATTTATTGCTTGCGATCAGCGAACTCGGTTACGACGGACTCGTATTAGAAGTACTTGGTCAAGGAAACGTGCCGCCAAGCCTCGTCGATGCAATCCAGACTCTAACGGAACAAATGCCAATCGTCATCGTCAGTCGGTGTTTCAATGGAATCGTCCAGGACGTGTACGGTTATACCGGGGGTGGACAACAGTTAAAAGAACTCGGTGTGATTTTCTCGAATGGACTGAACTCTCAAAAAGCGCGGTTGAAACTAATGATTGAACTTGAGATTGGTGCCACGCACCATGCGTTGGAAGAATCCTTCCGCGTCGAATAA
- the cmk gene encoding (d)CMP kinase, whose protein sequence is MKNIQIALDGPAGAGKSTIAKQLAAHLDYVYIDTGAMYRAVTLAALEQGIDLEDGPVLGELMKSLDIRLTPGEQGQRVFIGEREVTEAIRTNEVTNNVSFVARQAEVRSALVVAQRKLAEQGGIVMDGRDIGTVVLPEAELKVFLTASVEERASRRHRENVARGMDSDLEALQEEIALRDQRDSERAVSPLKQAEDAIYLDTTELNIDQVVARLTELAEGVLK, encoded by the coding sequence ATGAAGAATATTCAAATTGCCTTAGACGGACCTGCAGGTGCCGGGAAGAGTACGATTGCCAAACAATTAGCAGCGCATCTCGATTATGTGTACATTGATACAGGAGCCATGTATCGTGCAGTCACACTTGCTGCGTTAGAACAGGGGATTGATTTAGAAGATGGACCGGTTCTTGGAGAATTGATGAAATCCCTTGATATTCGTCTGACACCAGGAGAACAGGGACAACGTGTCTTCATCGGAGAACGGGAAGTGACGGAAGCGATTCGAACGAATGAAGTGACGAATAATGTTTCGTTTGTTGCCCGCCAAGCCGAAGTGCGGTCAGCGCTTGTCGTTGCCCAACGTAAACTGGCGGAGCAAGGAGGCATCGTTATGGACGGCCGTGACATCGGGACAGTCGTCTTGCCAGAGGCCGAGTTGAAAGTCTTTTTGACGGCATCGGTCGAAGAACGAGCCAGCCGCCGTCATCGTGAGAATGTTGCCCGCGGAATGGATAGCGACTTAGAAGCACTGCAAGAAGAAATTGCGTTGCGTGACCAGCGGGACAGCGAACGGGCGGTTTCACCGCTTAAGCAAGCAGAAGATGCCATTTATCTCGACACGACAGAATTGAACATCGATCAGGTCGTAGCACGGTTAACCGAACTTGCAGAAGGTGTCTTAAAATGA
- a CDS encoding DUF2768 domain-containing protein, with product MWISFAGIGLFAISVLLVTISRTKLSGGWQFLMSTIAFLCFIVASIIMVFIVMAGPSA from the coding sequence ATGTGGATTTCGTTCGCCGGGATTGGTCTGTTTGCCATCAGTGTCTTATTGGTCACGATCAGTCGGACGAAATTATCCGGAGGTTGGCAATTTTTGATGTCGACCATTGCTTTTCTTTGTTTTATCGTCGCATCGATCATCATGGTCTTTATCGTCATGGCAGGTCCGAGCGCATGA
- the prsW gene encoding glutamic-type intramembrane protease PrsW: MLPIVFSGIAPGIALLTYFYLRHEHESEPVGYILRSFIFGILLVFPLMFIEYIIQSEFGGLESIQLVRSAVTEEFAKWFVVFYTVYIHQRFNDYYDGIIYAVACSLGFATLENILYLMVNGTVEHMIFRALLPVSGHALFAVIMGFFMGKAKFSNHPYRWLGLSIFVPMVVHAIFNLLILENGGISIVPILFMVGLWMVGLYQIRSANRLNQRHNRKSN; the protein is encoded by the coding sequence GTGTTACCAATCGTTTTCTCAGGAATTGCCCCAGGAATTGCATTGTTGACATATTTCTATTTGCGCCACGAACACGAATCAGAGCCGGTAGGGTATATCCTCCGTAGTTTTATTTTCGGGATACTTCTTGTTTTTCCTTTAATGTTCATCGAATATATCATCCAAAGTGAGTTTGGAGGACTGGAATCGATTCAATTAGTTCGTTCGGCCGTGACGGAAGAGTTTGCAAAATGGTTTGTTGTCTTTTATACCGTCTACATCCATCAACGGTTTAATGATTATTATGATGGCATCATTTATGCAGTTGCTTGTTCATTAGGATTTGCTACATTGGAAAATATTTTATATTTAATGGTTAACGGAACGGTTGAACATATGATTTTCCGTGCATTGTTACCGGTCTCAGGACATGCTTTATTTGCAGTCATTATGGGATTTTTTATGGGGAAAGCTAAGTTTTCGAATCATCCGTATCGTTGGCTCGGATTATCAATTTTCGTTCCGATGGTTGTACATGCTATTTTTAATTTGTTAATATTGGAAAATGGTGGTATATCCATTGTGCCAATTCTATTTATGGTTGGATTATGGATGGTCGGTCTTTATCAAATTCGAAGCGCAAATCGTTTAAATCAACGACACAACAGAAAAAGCAATTGA
- a CDS encoding flagellar brake protein: MIETGDLVMLTNQEDRQGRTKVTAVTNRLIWIEAPSEVSTLKTFILSDQEQVGFYFFKEKGKLYGFETEVVERQNDPLRGQRYALRRPEENMIQRVQRRQFVRVPQLLDVAVHPHKISFEPFTSVTLDLSAGGILVLANQIPIEVKDELELTFLLPTGDGVTHTVDVLAELVRVDPRESRYELAFQFTRINDRSRELVLRHCYQAQMKYSRRGTNPFT, encoded by the coding sequence ATGATAGAAACTGGAGATTTAGTCATGTTGACCAATCAGGAGGACCGTCAAGGACGGACGAAAGTAACGGCTGTGACCAACCGATTGATTTGGATTGAAGCGCCAAGTGAAGTCTCGACGTTAAAAACCTTTATCTTATCAGATCAGGAACAAGTCGGATTTTACTTCTTCAAGGAAAAAGGAAAACTCTATGGATTTGAGACGGAAGTCGTGGAACGGCAAAATGATCCGTTACGAGGTCAACGTTATGCATTGCGCCGACCGGAAGAAAATATGATTCAGCGCGTTCAGCGCCGGCAGTTCGTCCGTGTGCCTCAATTGTTGGATGTTGCTGTTCATCCGCATAAAATCTCTTTTGAGCCGTTTACTTCCGTTACGCTCGATTTATCGGCAGGCGGTATTTTAGTGTTGGCCAATCAAATTCCAATCGAAGTGAAAGACGAGTTGGAATTGACCTTTTTATTGCCGACGGGAGACGGCGTGACACATACGGTAGATGTTTTGGCAGAACTTGTACGTGTTGACCCGAGAGAAAGCCGTTATGAATTAGCCTTTCAGTTTACTCGGATCAATGATCGAAGTCGTGAACTTGTTTTACGGCACTGTTACCAAGCGCAAATGAAATATTCACGACGTGGAACGAATCCATTCACGTAA